Sequence from the Nocardia brasiliensis genome:
CCGCGCGCATGCTGGAGGACCACGACCTGCTGCTGGTCGATCCACGCGGCACCGGGCTGTCCAGCCCGTTGGACTGCGGCGCGGACGAGATCGACTACCAACTCGGCACCCGCGACCAGCAGCAGCGCATGGTGGCCCGCTGTGCCGAGCAGCTGGGCCCGCGCGCCGCGGGCTATACCTCGGCGGCCACCGCGGACGACTTCGACGCGGTGCGTGCCCGGCTCGGCATCCCGAAGCTGGTGCTCTACGGCATCTCCTACGGCACCTATCTGATGCCCATCTATGCCGAACGCCACCCCGACACCGTGCAGTCCATGGTGTTGACCGGCGCGTATCCGCCCGACTCCGACCCGCTGTCGCGCCCCAACGCCGAGGCCTTGTCGCTTGCCCTGCAACGGATCTGCGAACGTAGCCGGGCCTGTGACGGCGCGACCGCGGTCGCCGATCTCGCCGCGGTGTCCCAGCGCCTCGCCGTCGCCCCCGTGGCGATGAACGGCCCACGGCCATGGCAGCTCGACGAGAACAAGCTGGCCACACTGGCTTTCGAGACGGCGACCAGCAATGTCGGGGCGAATCCCGCCGAGCTGACCGCGCTCGGCATGCTGCCCGCCGCCCTGCACGCGGCCGTGCGAGGTGACGATATGCCGTTGCGGGACTTCGCCGCTCGCGCCGGCGGTGAACCGGCCACGGAGAAGATCGACCTCTATCTCACCGTCGCCTGCAACGACTACCCCACGCTCTGGTCGCGCCAG
This genomic interval carries:
- a CDS encoding alpha/beta fold hydrolase; the protein is MRKSMRVVAGALAALAAATMITACADGATPPGPDWCPSVPGHRVECGVQSRPLIADQPESGTVAVSYALIRRSKLDAPALGTIAPNPGGPGVPLIAHAEQAVQLSARMLEDHDLLLVDPRGTGLSSPLDCGADEIDYQLGTRDQQQRMVARCAEQLGPRAAGYTSAATADDFDAVRARLGIPKLVLYGISYGTYLMPIYAERHPDTVQSMVLTGAYPPDSDPLSRPNAEALSLALQRICERSRACDGATAVADLAAVSQRLAVAPVAMNGPRPWQLDENKLATLAFETATSNVGANPAELTALGMLPAALHAAVRGDDMPLRDFAARAGGEPATEKIDLYLTVACNDYPTLWSRQAPVPERAQQYRQVVETAGDTGAFSAAGFNGGIRDGGDACLRWPAFTEAHAAPARGALPDVPVLVLSGDLDAITPDANGQRVAAMFPRATFLSVPNTGHIPDLEPSGCVVGIVDHFVRTGTPGSTDCVAAVPPIQVTPVPR